Sequence from the Symbiopectobacterium purcellii genome:
GGTTGACCTGAGTGAGCAGATCGCTCACTGACAGCACAAAAGTAATTACCATGCCGCCAATCAGAAGGGTGCTCAGTCGATCCACGGCGCGCGTGGAGAGCCAGACAATAAAGGCGACCAGCAGGGAGAACATTCCCCCTGATATGGCGTGCCCGATGGGAAAAATATCTGCCAACGTGTGCGTGATGATGGAACCACCGGCAGATATATAGGCATAGGTCAGAATATAAAGTACAAAGGTCACTGACAGGCCGTTCAGGGTATTCCACTGTTTTCCGAGCAGATCTTTCACCATAGTGTGGAAGCTGGCACCAGCGGGGTAGTGCAGGTTGGTTTCCAGAATCATCAACCCGGAGGCAAACATGCAAAACCAGGTGGCAACCAGCAACAACACGGAGCCACTAAACCAGACACCGGCGGTAACGATGGGGATGGAAAACATGCCTGCACCTACTGCAGTGCCTGCAATGATCATAGCACCGCCAAAGGCAGAGCGAGAACGGGAAAGCGGGAAAACGTCGGCTGACATTGCAGCTCCAAGGTAGATGTATTGTACTAGTTTAATGATACTAAAAACTTATGGCTAAGTAAATCGTCGATCTGCCAGTAAAACGTGAAATCGCCAACGCTTATGGGGATAAAAACGGGAAAAATGGTGAATGTCTCTGTATTGAACTGGCGTTATCGAGCAAATTTGCTAGGCTGGAGCAGCCACTAAACCCGCCATGCGAGTAAACAGGATGGAATGTCGTTCAGGCTGTGGGGCTTGTTGTATCGCCCCGTCAATATCCACTCCGCTGCCGGGAATGCCCGAGGGGAAGCCCGCCAACGTACGCTGCCTTCATCTTGATGCTGCGATGCGCTGTGGCCTGTTTGGCTCACCGTTGCGACCTGCGGTGTGCGCAACGCTGCAACCGCAGGCGGAGATGTGTATGACAAACCGTGGTGATGCGCTGATTTATCTTTTACGGCTAGAAGCAGAAACGGCGCCCTGATAGACGTCGTGTTGTTTATACATTCTTGATTTTCCACATACAGTAAGCTGCCCCCACGCTCATCAGCAGGGAAATAAAGAAGACTGCGTGATATCCCCAGAATTGCGCTACGATGCCCGCCAGCGATCCGGAAATGATCCAACCTACGCGCGTGGTGTTGGTGAACAGCGTTGTGGCGGTGCCCGCCTGTCCTGGCATCAGATCCTGAAAATAGAGCATGCCAATACCGGCCAAAATACCGATAAAAACGGCGTTCAGCAGTTGTAATGCTAGCAGTGCCCACTCTGCGCTAAACAGCACCAATCCAACATAAAACAGCAGGCCTGCGCCAACGGCAATGCGCATCAAAAAGCGTTTGCCAACGCGTTTTGCCACATAGCCCGCAATCAACATTACAGGAATTTCCAGGCCTGCCGCCGTGCCCATCATGATCCCGGCCAGTTTTTCAGAAAGTCCCAGCGCGTTGACCACATATAAAGGCATGGTGATCAGGTAAACCCCGTTGCACGTCCACATGGCGGTACAGGCGAAAAAAAGCAGCAGCGTGTCGTGCCGATTCTGACGCGGTGATGCCAGCGTAGTATCCGTTTTCAAGGCGGATTTTGGCATTGAAGGGAGCAGAAAAGTCACCAACGCGCCACACAGCAAAAAGACAACGGCTGCGCTGAGGTACATCACCGGGAAACCAAAACCCAGCGCCAGGGCAAAGGCCACGGGTGGACCAATCACCCAGGACAGGGAAATTTGAGCACGCATCACCGAACTGAACATTGCGGCTTCACGCCCGGTGCGGTCGGCGTGCTCACGCGCCAGCGCGAACAACTGTGGGTTAGCCGTCGAACCAAAACTTGAAAGAATGACGCCGACAATCAGCAAGATAAAGTAATTACGGTTCCAGGCATACAGCACGCATCCCAGAGCACCCAGTATACAACAGTGCAGAATCAGCCGCTTACGATCGCCTTGCTTGTCGGAGCGCGTGGCCAGCATTTGGCTCACCACAATGCCGATAACGGCGCTGCCCGTATAGTAAAGCCCCACCATCAGCGGGTTTACCTTCACTTCGGTCGAAAGGAACAGGCTCAACGTCGGCAATTGCAATGCCCCGGCAATACCGGTCAGGAAAGCAATAACCAGGAACGCAGAGGATGTCAGATCGGGCTGACGCCGCAACACGGAGTTCAATATAGACATAGTTAACAATCTAGGGCAGTGCGTTTGTGAGTCAGAAAACGTATGGGCGATACGCGCGTGCAAAAAACGTGCAAGATGAGAGTCAGTGCCGTTTGAGTCAGATAATGCAAGCCTGATACCACAGCGAGCGTGCGCATTTTACGCGAGCTTTGCGCGTTCTGAAAAGCTGTTTCATCTTTTTTGCTTCAGCAGGCCTTCAGCTGCTTCGGTTTTCTACTATTAATTCAGCATGCTGAATGGCTAAAATGTGCGTGATGTCAAAAATCCATCACATGAAAGTCGTGGAATATTTGCATAAAAGCAACATTAGGCCCAGACTCAGTGAAACGTTTCAGTCATCCTTTTTTGCATTGCTTGCCATTCGTGGCCTTACATCTTCATTTGTTTGCTGAAACGATTCAACAAAAGCGGAGAGGAGCGTCATGTTCCAGTTATCACAGCAAGATATTCATATGGGTGCCACTGCCAGCGACAAGCAGGACGCTATCCAGCAAGTGGCGGCCGCACTGGCTGCTGCCGGGTGTGTCAGCCCGGCGTATGTCGATGGCATGTTGCAGCGCGAACTGCAAACGTCGACCTATTTAGGCAATGGTATTGCTATCCCACACGGCACAACCGATACGCGCGATCTGGTGCTGAAAACTGGCGTTCAGGTGTTTCAATTTCCGCAGGGGATTGCCTGGGGAGAGGAAACGGCCTATGTGGTGCTCTGCATCGCAGCCCGCTCGGATGAACACCTGGCGTTATTGCGTCAGCTAACCCACGTGCTGAGCGATGAAAGCGTGGCAGCGCGGATGGCAAAAACCGCGTCAGCAGAAGAGTTACGCAGTTTGCTGATGGGTGAGCAGCAGGGTGCGGATTTCCGCTTTGATACCTCGTTGATTACGCTGGACGTCGCCACGGACAGCCTGCTGACATTACAGGCGCTGAATGCGGGCCGTTTGCAGCAGATCGGTGCCGTCGATGCCGGGTTTGTCAGCGCAGTCGTCAGCCAGAAGCCGCTGTATCTGGGGCAAGGGGTGTGGTTGAGCGATAACGCGAAGGGCAATCTGGCGAGTGCGGTTACCGTAAGCCGTCCCGCCACCGCGTTTACCGCCTATGACGAGCCGGTTGCACTGTTGATCACGGTCGCGGCCGCAGATGAACAAGCGTTATCCCCTATCGATTATTTAAGCAACCTGCTGATCGCACAAAAAGCTGAACGCTTGCTGAATGCTGATGCCGCCACGCTGCTGGCATTGCTGACCAGCGACGTACCGGAAGAAAACGATGTGCTGACTGCCGATTACACCATCCGTAACGAGCACGGGCTGCACGCACGTCCGGGGACCATGTTGGTGAATGTTATCAAGCAGTTCACCAGCGAGATCACGGTGACCAACCTGGATGGTACCGGTAAACCGGCTAACGGGCGCAGCCTGATGAAAGTGGTGGCACTGGGCGTTAAAAAGGGCCATAAGCTGCGTTTTACCGCAGCGGGCAGCGATGCTGAACAGGCATTAGCGGCGATTGGCGAAGCGATTAATTCTGGATTAGGAGAGGGCGCAGCATGAGCAGGCGAGTTGCCACCATTACCCTGAATCCCGCGTATGACCTGGTGGGATATTGCCCCGAAATTGAACGGGGTGAAGTCAACCTGGTGCAGACGGCAGGTCTTCACGCCGCAGGCAAAGGTATTAATGTTGCCAAAGTGCTGAAAGACCTCGGGATTGACGTCACGGTGGGTGGATTTCTGGGCAAAGACAATCAGGACGGCTTTCAGCAATTGTTCAGTGAACTGGGCATTGCCAACCGTTTTCAGGTTGTACCCGGCCGCACGCGTATCAACGTCAAGCTGACGGAAAAAGCCGGTGAAGTGACCGATCTCAACTTCTCTGGGTTCGATGTCACACAGCAAGACTGGCAGCGCTTCGTCAATGATTCCCTCAGTTGGTTAGGGCAGTTCGACATGGTTGCCGTCAGTGGCAGTTTGCCTGCGGGCGTCGATCCGGATGCGTTTACCGATTGGATGTCACGCCTGCGTACCCAATGCCCGTGCATTATTTTCGACAGCAGCCGTGAGGCGTTGGTCGCTGGGCTGAAAGCCGCGCCCTGGTTGGTGAAACCCAACCGTCGTGAGCTGGAAATCTGGGCAGGCCGTAAGCTGCCCACGCTGGAAGATGTGGTAGACGCTGCCCATGCGCTGCGCGAGCAAGGTATCGCTCATGTGGTGATCTCGTTGGGGGCGGAAGGTGCTCTGTGGGTCAACGCCTCAGGTGCCTGGTTGGCCAAACCACCGGCTTGCGATGTTGTCAGCACCGTAGGTGCCGGTGATTCCATGGTCGGCGGATTGATTTATGGCCTGTTAATGCGTGAATCAAGTGAACACACCTTACGACTGGCAACCGCTGTTGCGGCGCTGGCCGTAAGCCAAAGCAATGTTGGCATTACCGATCGACCTCAGTTGGCCGCGATGATGGCGCGTGTCGACCTGAAACCCTTCAATCACTAACAGCAAGAGATAGATCATGAAAACGCTGCTAATAATAGATAAATCACTGGGGCTTGCCAGAAGCCACCTGGTGAAAAAACTGCTCGGCGCGGCGGCTGCGAAAGCGGACCTGACGCTGACTGACAAGATCAATGAAAGCGATCTGGCGATTGTCTTGGGCGGTGCACTGTCTGCTGACAGCGCGCTCAATGGCAAAAAGGTGTATGTCGGTGATGTTGAACTGGCTGCCAGCCAGCCAGAACAATTCCTGACGCAGGCGAAAGCACAGGCTGAGTTGTATCAGGCTCCTGCGGCGGCGGTGAGTGCGTCTTCAGTACCGCGTATCGTAGCGGTGACGGCGTGCCCGACCGGCGTGGCACACACCTTTATGGCAGCAGAAGCCATCGAGCAGGAAGCGAAAAAACGCGGCTGGTGGGTGAAAGTGGAAACGCGCGGCTCCGTTGGCGCGGGTAACGCGATCACGCCGGAAGAAGTTGAGCAGGCCGATCTGGTTATTGTGGCAGCGGATATTGAAGTGGATCTGTCGAAGTTTGCCGGCAAAAAAATGTACCGCACCTCAACCGGTCTTGCGCTGAAGAAAACGGCGCAGGAACTGGATAAAGCGCAGGCAGAAGCCACGGTGTACCAGTCATCGGCGCAAAGTGGTGCACAACCAGCCAGTACCGGACAGAAAAAGGGCGGCTCCGGGCCGTACCGCCATTTGCTGACGGGCGTGTCCTACATGCTGCCGGTGGTGGTGGCGGGGGGCTTGTGTATCGCGCTCTCGTTCTTGTTTGGCATCGAGGCGTTTAAAGAGGAAGGCACGCTGGCAGCACACCTGATGACCATCGGGGGCGGTTCTGCCTTTAAGCTGATGGTACCGGTGTTAGCGGGTTACATTGCATTCTCTATTGCTGACCGTCCCGGTCTGGCACCAGGGTTGGTTGGCGGTATGCTGGCCATGAGTACCGGTGCGGGGTTCCTGGGCGGTATTATTGCTGGCTTCCTGGCGGGTTATCTGGCGAAAGCGCTCAGTGACCATGTCAAGCTGCCGCAAAGTATGTCTGCCCTGAAGCCGATCCTGATTATTCCGCTGGTGGCGACGCTCATCACCGGTCTCATCATGATCTACGTGGTAGGTACGCCGGTGGCGAAAATCCTAACGGGCTTGACCAGTTGGTTGCAATCCATGGGCACGGCTAACGCGGTGATTCTGGGCGCAATCCTGGGCGGCATGATGTGTACCGATATGGGTGGTCCAGTGAACAAAGTGGCCTACGTGTTTGGTACCACACTGCTCAGTAGCCAGATTTACGCGCCGATGGCGGCGGTTATGGCTGGAGGCATGGTTCCGCCGCTGGCGATGGGCCTTGCGACGCTGGTGGCCGCGAAGAAATTCAGCGCGTCCGAGCGTGAAGGGGGCAAAGCCGCATTTGTGCTCGGC
This genomic interval carries:
- a CDS encoding sugar efflux transporter — encoded protein: MSILNSVLRRQPDLTSSAFLVIAFLTGIAGALQLPTLSLFLSTEVKVNPLMVGLYYTGSAVIGIVVSQMLATRSDKQGDRKRLILHCCILGALGCVLYAWNRNYFILLIVGVILSSFGSTANPQLFALAREHADRTGREAAMFSSVMRAQISLSWVIGPPVAFALALGFGFPVMYLSAAVVFLLCGALVTFLLPSMPKSALKTDTTLASPRQNRHDTLLLFFACTAMWTCNGVYLITMPLYVVNALGLSEKLAGIMMGTAAGLEIPVMLIAGYVAKRVGKRFLMRIAVGAGLLFYVGLVLFSAEWALLALQLLNAVFIGILAGIGMLYFQDLMPGQAGTATTLFTNTTRVGWIISGSLAGIVAQFWGYHAVFFISLLMSVGAAYCMWKIKNV
- the fruB gene encoding fused PTS fructose transporter subunit IIA/HPr protein — translated: MFQLSQQDIHMGATASDKQDAIQQVAAALAAAGCVSPAYVDGMLQRELQTSTYLGNGIAIPHGTTDTRDLVLKTGVQVFQFPQGIAWGEETAYVVLCIAARSDEHLALLRQLTHVLSDESVAARMAKTASAEELRSLLMGEQQGADFRFDTSLITLDVATDSLLTLQALNAGRLQQIGAVDAGFVSAVVSQKPLYLGQGVWLSDNAKGNLASAVTVSRPATAFTAYDEPVALLITVAAADEQALSPIDYLSNLLIAQKAERLLNADAATLLALLTSDVPEENDVLTADYTIRNEHGLHARPGTMLVNVIKQFTSEITVTNLDGTGKPANGRSLMKVVALGVKKGHKLRFTAAGSDAEQALAAIGEAINSGLGEGAA
- the fruK gene encoding 1-phosphofructokinase, with the translated sequence MSRRVATITLNPAYDLVGYCPEIERGEVNLVQTAGLHAAGKGINVAKVLKDLGIDVTVGGFLGKDNQDGFQQLFSELGIANRFQVVPGRTRINVKLTEKAGEVTDLNFSGFDVTQQDWQRFVNDSLSWLGQFDMVAVSGSLPAGVDPDAFTDWMSRLRTQCPCIIFDSSREALVAGLKAAPWLVKPNRRELEIWAGRKLPTLEDVVDAAHALREQGIAHVVISLGAEGALWVNASGAWLAKPPACDVVSTVGAGDSMVGGLIYGLLMRESSEHTLRLATAVAALAVSQSNVGITDRPQLAAMMARVDLKPFNH
- the fruA gene encoding PTS fructose transporter subunit IIBC, which encodes MKTLLIIDKSLGLARSHLVKKLLGAAAAKADLTLTDKINESDLAIVLGGALSADSALNGKKVYVGDVELAASQPEQFLTQAKAQAELYQAPAAAVSASSVPRIVAVTACPTGVAHTFMAAEAIEQEAKKRGWWVKVETRGSVGAGNAITPEEVEQADLVIVAADIEVDLSKFAGKKMYRTSTGLALKKTAQELDKAQAEATVYQSSAQSGAQPASTGQKKGGSGPYRHLLTGVSYMLPVVVAGGLCIALSFLFGIEAFKEEGTLAAHLMTIGGGSAFKLMVPVLAGYIAFSIADRPGLAPGLVGGMLAMSTGAGFLGGIIAGFLAGYLAKALSDHVKLPQSMSALKPILIIPLVATLITGLIMIYVVGTPVAKILTGLTSWLQSMGTANAVILGAILGGMMCTDMGGPVNKVAYVFGTTLLSSQIYAPMAAVMAGGMVPPLAMGLATLVAAKKFSASEREGGKAAFVLGLCFISEWAIPYAARDPMRVLPCCILGGAITGALSMAVGAHLMAPHGGLFVLLIPGAITPVLGYLFAILAGTAVAGLLYAVLKRPDEQLVKAA
- a CDS encoding YkgJ family cysteine cluster protein — protein: MECRSGCGACCIAPSISTPLPGMPEGKPANVRCLHLDAAMRCGLFGSPLRPAVCATLQPQAEMCMTNRGDALIYLLRLEAETAP